From the genome of Nitrosopumilus sp., one region includes:
- a CDS encoding citrate (Si)-synthase, translated as METKNIGLRGIEVADTKISNIDGSKGKLIYRGFDILDLTENSTFEETAYLLLYDKLPTKPQLDEFNTKLIEARYIPKQMQKNMGNWRKDADPMDMLQAFVSALAGYYDEEFSSKEASYDKAINLIAKVPSIIASWQRIRNGLEIVDPDSTLSHAANFLYMMTGERPDPEVEKIFDTCLILHADHTFNASTFTARQVASTRAHMYSASSAAIGALSGELHGGANTEVMKMLLEISELDKVEGWIKKKMSIGDKIMGMGHAVYKTYDPRAQVLKELSRKLAEKNEEKWFEMTEKVETATISEMKLQKDRDIYPNVDLYSASIYYMLKIPMDLNTPIFAISRVAGWAAHIIEEKFAEAAPKTALYRPKAVYVGKYCGPQGCEYKTLDLRK; from the coding sequence ATGGAGACTAAAAACATAGGCCTACGCGGAATTGAAGTCGCAGATACAAAGATTTCAAACATAGATGGAAGCAAAGGCAAGCTAATCTATCGCGGATTTGACATTTTAGATCTCACAGAGAATTCCACATTTGAGGAAACAGCATATCTTTTACTATACGATAAACTACCAACAAAGCCCCAATTAGACGAATTTAACACAAAATTGATCGAAGCGAGATACATTCCAAAACAAATGCAAAAGAACATGGGAAATTGGAGAAAAGATGCGGATCCCATGGATATGCTTCAGGCATTTGTATCTGCGCTTGCAGGATACTATGATGAAGAATTTTCAAGCAAGGAGGCAAGCTATGATAAAGCGATAAATCTGATTGCCAAAGTTCCGTCAATCATTGCAAGTTGGCAAAGAATTCGAAACGGATTAGAAATAGTGGATCCAGATTCCACACTGAGTCACGCTGCAAATTTCCTATACATGATGACAGGAGAAAGGCCGGATCCCGAAGTTGAGAAGATCTTTGACACATGCCTAATTCTTCATGCGGATCATACCTTCAACGCATCTACCTTTACAGCTAGACAAGTTGCATCAACAAGAGCACACATGTATTCGGCATCCAGTGCAGCCATAGGAGCACTGAGCGGAGAACTACACGGAGGAGCTAACACAGAGGTAATGAAAATGCTTTTAGAGATTTCAGAATTAGATAAAGTTGAAGGTTGGATTAAAAAAAAGATGAGCATCGGAGATAAAATCATGGGCATGGGTCATGCGGTTTACAAAACATACGATCCAAGAGCGCAAGTGTTAAAAGAATTGTCAAGGAAGCTTGCAGAGAAAAATGAAGAGAAATGGTTTGAGATGACAGAAAAGGTGGAAACTGCAACAATTTCTGAAATGAAATTGCAGAAGGACCGAGACATATATCCAAACGTGGATTTGTACAGTGCATCCATCTACTACATGTTAAAAATTCCAATGGACCTAAACACCCCAATTTTTGCAATTTCAAGAGTGGCAGGATGGGCTGCCCACATCATAGAGGAGAAATTTGCAGAAGCAGCACCCAAAACGGCACTATACAGACCCAAGGCAGTCTATGTCGGAAAATATTGCGGGCCACAGGGATGCGAATACAAAACACTAGACTTGAGAAAATAG